In the genome of Microcoleus vaginatus PCC 9802, the window AGAACCTTGTCAGGAACTGGTAATGTCGTCGCTGCGGGAAGGCTCGAAATTAGTTCGCGCTGTAGATGGCTTGTTTCCGGGCCATTCTCAGGAACTCAACGAGTTAGCTGGTTTAGTGCTCCGAGGTTCTTTGCGGGGACTTCTAGATTTAGAAGATTTCCCGACTTACGAAGCAGCGAGTACCGATCAACAAATGGTGCTGTCGCTGTTGGCCGCCAAGGAAATCATTGAGTCTCTAACTTTGGATTGTCCTGTGAATCAGCCGCCGGTTTCGCGGGAGTGGCTGACTGGTTTGGGTTCGCTGACTCTGGAGGCTCAATACCTGTCGAACCACAACAGAGAACAGCCAATGCCGTGTTTAAGAGTTGAGTGCCAATTTCCAGGGGCAGGAAGTTTGGAACTCAAGGGAGGAGATGCCGAAGCAACTGCACATCGTCCGAATTCCGGGCATTTAAGTGTGGAGTTGTTTGACGCACAACCTGACAAAACTTATGCCCTAGAAGTTCGATTCCAAAACTTCGAGACCAGACCTTTGATGTTTGCTATTCGTCCAATTGGGACAGGACAAGATAGCAACTAGAAAGGTCTAATTAGAGTAAATAATTTAGGTTTTTACTCGCTGGTTTGACCTCACACAAAAACAAATGCAATTCCTCGACTACTGTCGTGGAAAGCCAAAAATTTTAGATCTTAGTTCAAGCCCCCAGATTCATCGGTGGAGTCAATCTAAAATCTAAAATCTAAAATCTACAATCTACTGCTAGTTGACTTGGATGGGTGCACATGACAACTGATAACCTGCGAAATATACCTGTTTTGGGTAAACTGTGGGAGCAGATCGAGGCTATGCCTCCGCCGGTGATTGAGGATTCTTTACTGCTGCGAATCCTAGTTCAGTTGTTGGTAATTGTGGGAATTGTAGCTACTGACGTTGCTGCTGAAGAAGCCCAGAACCTGTGGGCTGTGCCTGTTAGTATTGTGGGAGCAACTTGGAGTTGGTACCGCCGCCGCGATCGCAATGTAGCTGCTAAGTTCTGCATAGCTATTGGAATGCTGGTGGCGCTGTTCGCTTTTTTTAGCCGCTTGGTGGGAGAATTGAATGATACGCGGTTAGTTTTGGCGCAACTGTTAATCCAACTTCAAGTGCTGCACAGTTTCGATTTGCCCCGCCGCAAGGATTTGGGCTATTCGATGGTAATCGGGCTAATTTTGTTAGGGGTAGCAGCGACTCTCAGCCAAACCTTGACTTTTGGACCGCTGCTGTTGCTGTTTTTGGCTTTAGCGCTTCCGACTTTGGTGTTGGATTATCGATCGCGCTTGGGGTTCTCAAAGGTAGAAGATAGAAAGCATTCGGTAGAAGGTAAAGAGAAAAAAAATAACTGGTCGTTATTTGCTGCTACTTTATCGCCAAAGTATTTTGGTTGGCTGCTGCTGATAACTGTCGGGTTGGGGCTGACTATTTTTGCGTTTTTGCCACGCCTCCCTGGCTATCAGTTGCGGACTTTTCCAGTGAGTGCTCCTATTCAATATCAGGGGGAGTTTGACTCGCGCAGCATTCTGAACCCGGGGTATGTCAGAGGGGGAAATGAAAAAGGGACTGGCGGAGGAAGGGGGAGAAACCCAGACAAAGGGCCAGGAGAGGTGGACTCTACTTTTTATTACGGTTTCAACCAGCGCATCAATCAAAATTTGCGGGGGGAAATGAAACCTCAAGTGGTGATGCGGGTGCGATCGCAGGCTGCGGGTTTTTGGCGAGTATTAGGCTTTGACAAATACACCGGTCAGGGTTGGGAAATTTCTCGCAACGAACAAGCTCAAAAGCTGACTCGGCCTCGGTGGTCTTATCAATTTTATCTGAATCCGTTTCCCAATGCGCCTCGGACTCAAGAGGTGATTCAAAGTTATACTATTGTTGCTCCAATGCCGAATTTGATTCCGGCTTTAAACAAGCCGAGGGAACTTTATTTTCCGAGTCCAGAGGCGGCGATTGATGCGGAGGGGGGTTTGCGAGCGCCTGCGGAATTGGGAGAGGGTGTGACTTATACAGTTATTTCTAATGTACCTTTTCGCGATCGCTCTTTGTTGGGGAAAACTGGTACTAATTACCCGAAAAATATTCGCAACTTCTATT includes:
- a CDS encoding DUF3488 domain-containing protein, whose protein sequence is MTTDNLRNIPVLGKLWEQIEAMPPPVIEDSLLLRILVQLLVIVGIVATDVAAEEAQNLWAVPVSIVGATWSWYRRRDRNVAAKFCIAIGMLVALFAFFSRLVGELNDTRLVLAQLLIQLQVLHSFDLPRRKDLGYSMVIGLILLGVAATLSQTLTFGPLLLLFLALALPTLVLDYRSRLGFSKVEDRKHSVEGKEKKNNWSLFAATLSPKYFGWLLLITVGLGLTIFAFLPRLPGYQLRTFPVSAPIQYQGEFDSRSILNPGYVRGGNEKGTGGGRGRNPDKGPGEVDSTFYYGFNQRINQNLRGEMKPQVVMRVRSQAAGFWRVLGFDKYTGQGWEISRNEQAQKLTRPRWSYQFYLNPFPNAPRTQEVIQSYTIVAPMPNLIPALNKPRELYFPSPEAAIDAEGGLRAPAELGEGVTYTVISNVPFRDRSLLGKTGTNYPKNIRNFYLDVPPEIAQKVREKTEDILAARTRVSQSDRPIDSPYEKALYLAQYLKQNPNYKIEKALPYLEEGEDLVQAFLFGYKNTQDGKKVTGGYPDHFSTVLTIMLRSVGIPARLVGGFDTGEFNPFTGYYIVKNTDAFLMTEVYFPNNGWFAFNPIPGYPLIPASVEDNQTFSALQSFWQWIAGWLPTPLRSGLDSVIGFVIGWISLIVGWFLGQFAKGWVGLFTGLIAAIAFGFIGWLIWQVWRKWRHRRWLAKLPPVEGVYQEMLKDLASRGFVKPRAQTPLEYAEAMRGNHATDEAEVIDEVSQAYVRWKYGGEAGNLSQLRGLVENLRRSHLKKLKKLR